DNA sequence from the Diorhabda sublineata isolate icDioSubl1.1 chromosome 6, icDioSubl1.1, whole genome shotgun sequence genome:
CGGCAGTCTCCACAGCTAGTGCGTTTAATTCTTCAGAAGGTGTAAGACCACTTGAGATTAACCAGATATCACTATTATTGTCTAACAAAAATAGACCTAAAAAGTTAATGAACGCAGACTTTAAACGAAAGAATGACTTTATAGAGGTACTGTGATTATACAGGATGATCCAAATGAGAGGAATAAATTAGCTACTCAAGTTTTCAGTTGATAGTTGCTATAATTAAATACTTAActcaatttacaatttttgtttttaaaaaccatttatttagcaaactcagaatttaataataaattaaagttacAATTTGGTTTCGATATTCTGACTGGGGTACTCGACGAAtatcaaactattaagaacacAGTATTAGTTTTCAActtctttaaatattaattcttatcttggtaattatctaaaaatcatccCCCACCCACTATCGACTTGGGGTTGCGGGGGGTATTAGAGGGAGgtaattacaatatatggaaGGTGGAATTAGCCGTCGGTCATtgtttttaggttaggttaggttctactcaaatttatatttatattatatatcttTCCTTGCTCTTTTAACACCCCCTCCCCCCCCGCCACACCTTTTGATCTTTTTTTACCCTATTTTAccgtagaaaaatatttattgaattttctatttccCCATATGcgtttttatatgataaaataataattactgtTCATAATTCCCATGGGCGTAGCCAGGATTTATAACAGGGGGGAGGCAAATTATGGTCAAGGTCCATGTAAAATTTTAAGGTAAAAAGAAAAGGcgaatgaaaacaaaactttgagattttaattatacttaaattaaagtaataacatttttttggggtttaaactaaatttatccaaaactttcttcactatgcAGTCCtaattttccttcaaaaattttcgatGTACACTCATCAAACCCAATCCAGTGAGTACATCATCACTCATTGCACTCCTGAGCCAGGTTTTCACCCTTCGTAGGTTACTGAACGATATCTTTCCACAGTAGCAAAGACATCAACAACTCATAAAAtgcattatttttgaaatcttttgaAGACATTATGAGCATGCTTGAAGGATGAAGATAAGTTAAAGCAAAAGCAGGTGTATTTTCGTCAGAGAATCTAGCATTCAAAGACGAAGTTAAAGAATCAAGATAGGGAATGATTATTGACCACTTCCAGTATTCAACTGCAGATTCAGATGGTGGATTACTTCTGTGTACTTGCTTTTGAGTGGCTCGTGGTACTGACAACTCAACCCCTACTTTCTCTGCGATatcaagtgattttttaaataaatcataatatgaaacattttcGACATCTTGTCGAATAATATCATTTATCAGAGCTTatcaattgattttaaaatgttcATAAAAGAAACCAAACCACcacaacaacaaacaaaatatataaaacagataacaataatatttgcagagaagaaaaatatgtatattttagatttaattttttgtttattgaaattatttaatttattttttctttcaggGGAGGGCAGTTgcaattatttttactatttataatttGTGAACACACGTAATtccgaaaatgtcaaatttttattctttaactctctctatttttttaacaaggaaTGACCGAAgactggaataattttttttgtgttcagTACACTTTTCTTTATTACCCCCTACAACCGCAAGTCGATAGGGGTGGGGGATGATTTTTACATAATTAcctaataaatatttgaagatgaTACATTAATGGAGTTAAACTCAACAAGTTCTATAGCGGACGCCTTGTTTCCGAGGGCTTCTAATTTGTTTTGTGATCAAGCGACAAGTTGTAACCTTTCTTagaataaaaatgattgaattcgttcaagaagataagaaaaatgaaatggaACAGCATGAGttataatgacaatttttatatacatatggTGAATGATGAATACACCTCGTAGTAATTCTTTTAAATGGAACTAGACTAAGTTCCTCCATCTTTACCATTTAATGTAACACTGGAAAGTTCAGAATAATCACCAAAATAGCATCTATTTTGAGAATATATCTGTCATTAACTAACAAAACACGTTCAACATGTTCCCGATCATTACTGTTACCGATACATATCAGCAGAGCTATGCGTTACATCCGCTGAATGATCTATAAATCtgacataaatatgaaatacaaacaattttcattttcaatggCGAACATATTCATAAAGTGTTGTCATaagagtgctatttgagttaattatagataattgaaatatttatcttggtcaaatatcgtgaaaattttctttgactttAGACGTGGTTTAAACCAatagcagtgtgccgatcaactgactggaaagaagaagagagtgatttatgtatttctatctctttattttgtTGTGTACTGCGCATGCGTGTCTTTGATTCGACGGGCAACGGTAAAGTGCGTACGTAACCTGTACGTCTGTAAATAATGTGATAAATGTGTTATTTAAAAATGGacattataattcaaaactaAATTATGCGAATAAATCATGGAGATTCACAgaatgcaataatttttgtcttCAAAGGCTACAATTTAGACTTTGATCACAGGACACAGTTGATTAAACAACCTTCTGGTCTTGTTCTGTCTCAGTTTTTCTCACGTTTCATGTCCGATACCGTTACCTAGCACAAATTAAAAGAGCTCCGAAATATAGGGTCCAGAAAGTGTCGAGTTTATTACGTATGTGTCACCGAACGATTCCGCTATGGTTGTAAAACGGTTTCGTCCTTTTAATGCGaccattagttccactcgcatacattcatgAACTTTTAGCTGTCAAAAAGGTTTGTTCGCGTTTAATTCTTCATAATTTGacacgtagaacggtcaattgtGAATAATACAcaagcatttgtttgccagaagaaaaatcagggaaaccaatggcagaagatgaatcattctccaccacgacaatgcgagctgtcacacatcagttcaaggaaaaatttttttcaacagaaacatcgaattgatgggacATTCACCATACAGTCCTTGATTTCTTCTTATGATCAAAAATGCTTTGACAATCGGTTTAAACGCtttcaaaagtgtattgatcttaatgaagaatattttgaaaaacaataaagacatatctaattataaatatttgtttttatttgtagcAACCCTCATAAGATCACCAACAGAATGTTTTGGttatagtttttattgattatGCAGAAAAAGTGATAACGATGCTGCTTGGCTCAACACTTTGATGCTGCGCCTAAGAAAAGTTTTGTTCCATTACAACAATGTGCCTGCTCAATCGTCTGCTATTGTTGTAGAAAAATTAGTATAACTACGTTAACGATTTTCTCGTTTCAATACTTTTTCTTGTCCAATTACAGcagtggaatatttttttatagtccCACCCATTTTTTATCATTGCAATGAGTGGTTGCATGTATGGAGTCCTCACCTCCAGCCCAACCTATACACCAAACCCCATCCACTTTCGTTACTGGCATGATATGGAAGTCTAACAGAAAAAAAAGAGATCCAGCAAGAGGATGATTCAATAAAACCTCCCCTCAACTTTATTGCATTGCTGCTGACAAAATAAATACTACAATGATGATCACTAACATCCATCACAGTTACACAACACAAAAAGAGGAAATAGAAGTTTTTCAAATCTttcaaaaagacatattttgcaggttttaattcattttgtttttaatgaataaaattgatgattAATGACACTCACCTGGTTGAATATCTGTCATAAATAAATGTGACTGTAAAAATGGGAAAGGTGCTACATAATTTTTACTACCAAGAGAATATTCTACTTCCGTGGCTAAGAATTTCCCTGTTatagaattaagaaaaaataatctgGGAGaataattacagtttttttcataatgccAGTATGTACTAATATCTCCTATGAATATATCATCTTCTTCGTGTTCCTTGATTTGTAAGCATTTGAAACTTTTCCAATGATTTACATATTCTTTTAACGTTTCCAATACATTTGATTCTTTCAATGTAGTCTCTTGCTCTTTCAGGATTTTCAAGcctttccaaataaatattgtgCGTTTTTGAGgatctattataataaaaatggctctgcttcttaaatttttttttataaaaggtAATTCATACAAATGTATTTCTTCTTTCAGTTCACCACGAACAATAAACATATGTTCAACATTGGGATTAAAATCAGaatattttccatcaaataCGACAATAggctttggaaaaatttgaaaaaaaatcgctGGTTCACTCCATTGAATTATACGATGAACAATAGATTTATCGTTATCAAAATTTGGGGGTAAAGGAGAATCACCTAAAATTCAAATAGGTATATGTATTTGTTATAAACATGAATATAACATTTACTTTTAACGGCTTTTGAACCcttccaaaagaaaaatattgttgattctTTAAACTCGTCCTTCTCATCTTTATGTTCAAACGTCCATCGTATAAGATTTGTTTCTGCATTGTGAAAAACTGCATTGTCAATtgctaaaaattcattttcaataattctccATACAACAAACTCggatttattaattataaattgattatcTGTATTTGGAGGATTTTTCAGACATCCTCGTCCGACATTTATGTAATCTATAACAAAGGATGCATCTTTCCTTCTGCTTTTCTGTAATTCTATAACATCACAAGGTTTCATATTTAGattatcaatcaatcaatcaatatcaaATCAATTTCATATACCAAGCAAATGAATAccatattgtaaaataattaaatgaattacGAAATAAACTTAACCAtacatcattattattatttgtattacaaaaCATCAAAGATTATATCATAtatcgagtatataatctttggATTATATACACGCAAAACATAACCCAGTATATATTTGATCAAtagggtgcattccactaagcactcaCGACAACTACGTTCATCACTACGATCTTTTCCGTTCCACTTGTCCAGAGCGTTATAATTTTAAAT
Encoded proteins:
- the LOC130445702 gene encoding supervillin-like; translated protein: MKPCDVIELQKSRRKDASFVIDYINVGRGCLKNPPNTDNQFIINKSEFVVWRIIENEFLAIDNAVFHNAETNLIRWTFEHKDEKDEFKESTIFFFWKGSKAVKSDSPLPPNFDNDKSIVHRIIQWSEPAIFFQIFPKPIVVFDGKYSDFNPNVEHMFIVRGELKEEIHLYELPFIKKNLRSRAIFIIIDPQKRTIFIWKGLKILKEQETTLKESNVLETLKEYVNHWKSFKCLQIKEHEEDDIFIGDISTYWHYEKNCNYSPRLFFLNSITGKFLATEVEYSLGSKNYVAPFPFLQSHLFMTDIQPGLFLLDNNSDIWLISSGLTPSEELNALAVETAENYVKEKERQFNIRVSLKFVKLGAEPIEFTNLFPYWN